In the genome of Rhopalosiphum padi isolate XX-2018 chromosome 1, ASM2088224v1, whole genome shotgun sequence, the window tatctgattaaaaatcttatagtaataaaatacagacctaaaaacaatattttgattaagaaaaataaatcatattttgtttctatttaaaagcaatgtaatataattaaagtccAATAAAAGAAATCAACTTTTTTAGGCTGTTTGTTGATAAGCTGTTTAAACGATATGGTTCTGCACATTTGTTCTACTTGGTTCTGTGTTAGTCATCAGTTCTGGAGCCAAATTATTCACTGAATCTATGATAAACATATAAATGTTCAGTATatggtacaatttattttttttttttcacttacttGACATGGATGCTGAAACCGATTGGTGGGCTGGTGCATCATACAGATTTTGATAATCTGATAACATTGAGTCTGATGAATCTGTTTGAGATGAAACTGTGTCATAATCTGCGTTGGCTACATTTATTGATGATAAAACTGGAGGATGCACAGGAACAGTGTTAGCAGATCTACCACGAGTGAATACACGTCCCTGTAAAAACATTTGTGAAACATTAtatgttaacataaaaaataatattacttactcTGAAACTACGGAATGTACCAACACCTAatgaatttgaattattaataccaGGTGCAACTAATGGAGTTCTATCATTGGGCTCATCACTATCAGTATCTGAAGAATATGCTACAGAGTGTAGATCTTCATTATTGCCATAAACTCTGCGTTTACAAATAGGACAAAATCGTCGGTTTCGTGTTAACCATGGATCAATACATTTACAGTGATAagctgtaatatttattaaaacaatttatttatgagcaatgtaaaatataaaaataaataagtcttTACTTACCATGAGCACATGGCAAAATTCTTAATTTGTCTCCATCCATATAATCATCTAAACATATGGCACAAGTATCATATGGATCACCTTTCGCAAATGTTGAGATCGGAATTTTACGAAGAATAGATGCCGGTAATCGATGTCTAAATGCTCGTCTTCGATCTTTAATCCATTTaattaactgtaaattatttataactttaatataatcaatagctaatcaaacaataattctttagatgtttaaaagtatttatattaatttaataatttaattaaatgttaaagacatttttaaaataagtaattttaagtaaacaagtaaaatttaatattagaattgactatcaaaataattgattaaaattgaacgtctaattattttaataataaaatacatatagataaattatacacCTTAATGAATACAACACTGAAAGTGGATGTTCAAATActatt includes:
- the LOC132932074 gene encoding E3 ubiquitin-protein ligase RNF13 isoform X1, with amino-acid sequence MFRKETAFIALIAFITTIKCDISIYTRDHQQLDLEFKDAQSLFGADIPSDGIKGYILSAEPEDGCTKIESPPKSGSWFALIKRGNCNFDVKVRNAQNSNYTLAIIFNVNSSIVVPMNGKNTSDIVIPSVFVGESTGLMLRDYYDYQNGYYVIVDNSQFPFDINLNLLLPFAVIVAVCFFAMLGFMLIKWIKDRRRAFRHRLPASILRKIPISTFAKGDPYDTCAICLDDYMDGDKLRILPCAHAYHCKCIDPWLTRNRRFCPICKRRVYGNNEDLHSVAYSSDTDSDEPNDRTPLVAPGINNSNSLGVGTFRSFRGRVFTRGRSANTVPVHPPVLSSINVANADYDTVSSQTDSSDSMLSDYQNLYDAPAHQSVSASMSNSVNNLAPELMTNTEPSRTNVQNHIV
- the LOC132932074 gene encoding E3 ubiquitin-protein ligase RNF13 isoform X2; the protein is MFRKETAFIALIAFITTIKCDISIYTRDHQQLDLEFKDAQSLFGADIPSDGIKGYILSAEPEDGCTKIESPPKSGSWFALIKRGNCNFDVKVRNAQNSNYTLAIIFNVNSSIVVPMNGKNTSDIVIPSVFVGESTGLMLRDYYDYQNGYYVIVDNSQFPFDINLNLLLPFAVIVALIKWIKDRRRAFRHRLPASILRKIPISTFAKGDPYDTCAICLDDYMDGDKLRILPCAHAYHCKCIDPWLTRNRRFCPICKRRVYGNNEDLHSVAYSSDTDSDEPNDRTPLVAPGINNSNSLGVGTFRSFRGRVFTRGRSANTVPVHPPVLSSINVANADYDTVSSQTDSSDSMLSDYQNLYDAPAHQSVSASMSNSVNNLAPELMTNTEPSRTNVQNHIV